tgaaaagaaaatgaagcaaGTGAAGACTGTTGAGACACCAGCAATATCGAGAGAATTAAAGAAGCAGCCACAATGACGAGCAGTAGCATCACTGGACTATTCGAAACAATCTCCGGTTACATTGGAGCTCTAGTATCCAGTATCAGAACTTTCCACACCTACTGGTAATTAGACCAAGTCACCTCTCCTCCTCATTTTTTAGTACAAAGAAGGTAGCTCGAGGTCACCATGAAAATTCTTCAAGGAAGCTTCGAGACTCTATCAGGATGACAGAGTTGTCATTGATGCCAAAGGAAGCCTTAAGCCTTGGAGATTCGTACGAATGCCTCTATATTATCTACAAACCAATGCGAAGATGAGGTGGATGATAACGATAAACAACGACGGTCACCAAGCGTAATTGCAAGGCTCATGGGACTGGAACCGTTACTGGTTTCGAATCTTGAACCAAACGGAAAatctcaaaacgaaaaaatataaggagcaattgtataatttaacctaaaattttcatttaaaatgatcatttaatgtGCCATGTCAACTTactgttacaccgttaacgacaattaacggctcagtgactaatatgttacaacacgataacataaatgattaaaacgtaacatttcaaacataagtgactaacaTGTAACCTGAGACAAAAAAGAGtaactattttgatagtttaccctttcTGTAAATttgctttgaaattttaatttttttataattcatagTAAATTCGAGTATTATCATctaaatttaagttcaaattaattaaattatttatcaattaaataaatgcTTTGAAATActataacaacccgttttcagtgaaatcagaatagtggtttcaggaccacaaattcgagtccgtaagaaaaaaaaatttaatattattttatggtttgaattatgaaagaaatatcgtatgaaaatttcgttaggaaaattttaccgattacatgtttaattgataaaaggaccaaattgcattaaatgcaaaagttaagttctagtagctataagtatcaaatagctatggaattcaaaatttgaggtccttatatggcaactATACCATTTAgaagagttagtagataaggatgatTAGCCATCAAtcgaaaattaagaaaagaaaaggataaaattggaaagatgaaaaataaagatgataaataataaaataaagcaaaatatcatcatttatcatctttcctaaaatcaaaagacatggaaaccctagtttgaaGCTTAAGGATAGACGAGCTTACTTTGGCTcaattaggtgagtattcaagtcccgtttttaatgatttttatatttctaagatcgtaatagcttaatctagttatctcggggattaatttgtaaagttattgttagaattaagtgacccgattccttatttaaataaaatactatgacaaaataaaataaaattaaaatccctatagaattgtacttcttttattttattttagaataaggttttttaaaccttattaaactctatctatttgatatttattagaataagatgtttcactcctattagaatatggttttacaagcctataaatagacatattctactcctcttgtaattaattcgaattcgacatagtgaattttcttctcatctGCCTGTGGTTTTTTCTCGAAaaggtttccacgtaaaatctgtgtgttctttatttttatttctcttttctttgtgatatattgtcattaccgatattctatttttataaattggtatcagagcttccgAGTTGTTCATCTCAATTATGGTAATGgtgtctttgaagtatgaaattctgcTGTTGGATCACAACACCAGATtcgcgttgtggcagataaagatgcaggcagttctgcacagatggacttagagaaagccctgctaggggtagataagatgccttcaacattgacagaagaagagaagaagcgcaagTATCGAAAGGCGCtaacacaattacatctgcatttgtctaacaaaattttgtaggatgtgatgaaggagaagatcgccgctggattatggaagaggttgaaACAAATATgcatgtcgaaaactctaactagtaagttgcatatgaagcagcgtaTTTAtactcatcgtttggaggaaggtgcgtctgtgcacgaacacttgacagtgtttaaagaaatccTCTTAAatttggaggccatggaggttaagtatgataaggaagatctaggattgattctttaacctcatcaattttatatagccgagagtctctcacagttgatgaggtttatgattctttaacctcgtataataagatgaagcatcttgtggttaaaactaACTCTCaaggagagggtctcattgctcgtgggagacaagatcggaatgctgatgatgatcgtgaaAAGACACAGGAACGGAATCCTCGCgataaatctaagggtagaccGAAGTCTTTAAAcaaaggtaaaacttgtaacttctacaagaagaaagagcacattaaatctgagtgctataagctacagaacaagataaaaagggaggctgcgaatcaaaatggaaaacgactagaaaattctggtaaggctgatgttgtagaaaagtacagcgatggtgaacttctagtcgcttctgtcaactATTTTAAAGTGAGCGAgaagtggatccttgattcgggctgcaccttccacatgagtcccaatcgggattggtttacaacttacgaaatagtgtctgaaggtgttgttttgatgggaaataatgtttCATGTAGAATTGCAAGTGTTTTTCTTGATTATAAAACTGGTGTAAAAGTGTATAaattatggtgtcctgaaaatagaaaagttattATTAGCAgtgatgttattttttatgaaactgtTATGCTActtaacttatctcttaaagactcttccaataaagaaaatcaaaagcaggtggagcatcagattaatacAGAATCTATAACAGAATCGACTATTGAAGCCagcacaaaaattcaaaataaagttgtttcttcaccacaataccctatcgccaaaaacagaactagaagagaaattaaacctccaaagaagtatgctgaggctgatctagttgtttatgctttaaatgtggatgaagatatagatgcaaaccaagagccatctaattattctgagcggttagttgtgaagactcggaaaagtggatgtttactatgcaagaagagatgaaatcactacacaaaaataaaacatgggatcttgtgaaactttctaaaggtaaaaagattgttcgttgtaaatgggtgtttaagaagaaagagtggactccaagagttgaagacCCAGATATAAAACAAGGCTTGTTgtaaagggttacagtcaaattccaagaGTAGACTTCACAAATGTGTTCTATCCACTTGTGAAGTATAGTTCGATttgagctttgcttggtattgtagTCATggatgatttggagcttgagcagttagatgtaaaaactgtatttttgcaAGGAAAACTTGAAGAgaatatttacatgcaacaaccagagggttttacagtctcagaaaaagaagactatgtttgcttgctgaaaaagtctctttacggtttgaaacagtcaccaagacagtggtataagaggtttgattcctttatgacttctcatgatcttaaaagaagtagctttgacagttgtgtttactttaagaaaaacagtggtggtttttttgtgtatctactcatttatgttgatgacatgttgataacagtgaaagataaaggagagataagaaaggtcaaagcccaactaaaggaagaatttgagatgaaagatttgggaccagcaaagaagatacttggtatggagattttcagagatagaaaagcaagtaaattgtacctaagtcagaaggggtacattgagaaagttttttgcagattcaatatgcagaatgctaagcatgttagtactcctttagcaacccatttcagactttcatcggctttgtctccacaatcagatgatgagattgagtacatgccacatgttccatactctagtacaatgggatctctcatgtatgccatggtttgttcacgtctagatttatcatatgcagttagtgcagttagcagatacatggtgaatcccggtaaagaacattggaaagcagttcagtgggttttaagatacttacgaggtactactgatgtttgcttacagtttggaagaactagagatggagtcattgggtatattgatgctgattttgctagagacctcgatagaagaagatctctcacaggttatgtctttacaatcggaggttgtgcaatcaattggaaagccactttgcaaactacagtctctttgtctaccactaaagctgagtacatgacgattactgaggcttgtaaagaagctatttggttgaagggactctttagtgaactcaatgaaaaccttcaaatcaatacaatattttgtgacagtcagaatAACATCTttcttacaaaagatcaaatgtttcatgagagaacaaaacacattgatgttcggtatcattttgttcgtgatattattgctcgtggtgatattgttgtcagcaaaattagtactcatgaaaatcctgtagatatgatgactaagtcacttcctataaccaagtttgagcattgcttagacttggttggtgttcattgttgaagataaacccttaaggggttttatggaagaggtggagaacttgttcgttgagagttcgcgatgaagaacttgttcattaagaattcttgtcaaggtggagattgttagaatcaAGTGAcctgaatccttatttaaataaaatactgtggtaaaataaaataaaagtaaaatccctatagaattatacttcttttattttattttagaataaggttttttaaaccttattaaactccatctatttgatatttattagaataaggtgtttcactcctattagaatatggttttacaagcctataaatagacatagtctactcctcttataattaattcgaattcgacatagtgaattttcttctcctctgccttggtttttttcccgaaagggttttcacgtaaaatttgtgtgtcctttatttttatttctcttttctttgtgatatattgtcattatcgatattatatttttacagtTATCAAAGTACAAGGGTTTTTCCATGACtgaatatagttgaattatgaatttttatggtagaaaatgaaaggttgtttatagataaacaacttttgtaaagggaattttgatgaaattatgatttagggactaaattgaaaagttgtaaaattcatggaaaaattctaaattttatgaaatacatgaactgctattgttatatataaaaatcagctaggcttggaataaggattaaattgtatggattttattttccgagcctggggataaaatcataattaattaaaagtataggggcaaaatggtaatttttccaaagaagtaaattgtattgaaatgaatataaattaatgttaaatcaattcgtatagatccggatagataAAATATGAAGTCAGatcgtgaaaaagaaaaagggtcggattagtagatttttcaTACACGAACAATTGTTAAGGTTAGTTCGtgtaattgaattgtatatttatatgttttaaattgaatgttgtgtATATGTGTTGTATAATTGACATGTATGAAAATCGATCACCTATCCGATAATGCTCGATAAGTATTAAGTCtcgattgaataaataaaattcgatggatacagggttcccgaattggttgtggtcctgcatgtgttgcggacacaccacagctcgaaaaAAAGCGTctagctctcatgagcatcccGATATATGGCCCTCTCGAGCTTCTTATTATATGGTTCTTGCAAGCTTCCtattaatagctcttcggagcatcccaattggttgtgattctgtatgtgttgtagacacaccacagctcttatgagcgtcccgatatTGGCTCGCTTAAACTtctcgatatatggctatctggAGCTTCCTTATTAGTGGCTCTTCagagctacccgttattggctcgcatgaaCTTCCTGATTATGgatcttatgagcttcccgttatacagcccggataagcttcccgttatgtGGCTCTAGAgagagcttcccgtttatgtACTTATATGAGCATTCTCCAATATGAATTGACGGTTTGCAGTTTTGTGCACTTTATGTGTACTACccttgtatccatcgatattttaaatgatttaacgggtaaagttctgatatgagattatattaattcaagatgaattactatgagaaatacttgaaatacaaagatatgatatgtacatgttcatggacacttgaaatgataaatacatgtatgtggaaattgaatattgatgagctcattcatgtttcttggtatttatgtgaattacatgactgacatgcttgatgaggatatgtgtttaggcaaatgGCCAAATTGGCTTGAGCATGTTTatttgcttaccttaaatgtgaattaaatggtaagttaatttcttgttatatgaacttactaagtattaaatgcttactctgttttatttcctcCGTTTTATAGTACTTCGGAAGCTCATTGGGTTGGAAGTTTGGCGGAGatatctcacactatccatcagctcgTTTCGGtataaaaaagtaaactaaattttgggttataatggcatgtataagctaaatGTGGCCAATGATGGCATCTATATGTTTGGTTGTGATTAGCTATTGGAATGGCTAGTGTTggacatattttgatatatatatatatggtgtggtcttatcatgcttgacatatataattagtGTAGTTGAATGATGGATAGTTTATAGGCATGTTGGTGGATGAGTTGAGATAGTATGTTTGGTATAAGTAAGAAAATATGTGTTTTGATCAACATGGAAAATTTGAATGCTAagatatatgtgataatatgacttgtttaagacttggtttttgattgatttgaatgtcttaTATTGgtttgtgaatgtgttaaagtgttcatgtaggtggaagacaaatttgggtgagaaatgtggcatagaaatggcctattttcatccacacgggtagagacacggacgtgtgtctcaaccgtgtgtgacacacggcctagcacatgggtgtgtggttTGACCGTATGTtccctgcatctttaaaattgcaaaacagaatgctcaaaatatccacatgggcgtgtgacccaagttaaaCAGTTACATGGGTACTAACACAAGctgggacacaaccgtgtgccctattttgaatgcccacacaggcgtgtgtcccctgcatcttggaaaaattttgaaattttgcgaaaaattttctgagtacccggtttagtcctgacttgtttctaatgtgtattttggacCTTGAGGGTTCATATAAtggactttatgaataatttctgatatgaatgttaaGTAATATGAATTGTCTGTATTTGATCTATATattccggtaatgctccgtaactctgttctggcgacggatatgggttaggggtgttacaaatacaCATTTAATAagtccaaaaatattaaaattttgaaaagcaaaGTAGATAATAGATTTAGATATTTGAATATGTTAtctgtaaaattaaaatgtattcgGATATTAAATATGGGAGAATTAATATTTGCATCCATCCCGAAGCATATGATAATTAGAAGGGTAAACTACATAGATAGTCACCCAAcgacaaattttttttattttaaacactcaaaagaaaaaaattgtaatttaagcATTCACGTTACATAGTTCgatcattttggtcactcccgTCAAAACCACAAACTGCAAGAAAACCGGTATAATAACCCTCACTTTTacgtattatattaatttagctataattttaaaaaattaatcctcaaaatttacaaatggcCTTAATTTAATCCTAGTTCTAAAACATCAAagaaatatacaaatattttcaaaatattttacaatatttttatagttaaatgattatttacaatattcaattaaaatatttgaatcctaatattatctaaattcatacaatttattATCATTCCTAATTTGATGGAAAAGAAAATCCAACAAAGAAatcaattttatgaattttacaaTCAATTGTATGCAAATTTTATCGCCAAAAATAGTTATCATATACTAGACCCAATGTCATCGTATCGCTTTTATTTCAAGATTGGTATGTTTTGTGTAacatcttaaatttatttatatatgttttaaatacttttcatatatgtaaaaataattttaaaataattaatcaaattaataatcttaatttaatgattattttatttttaatatatttataaaaataaaaatgtttaagataaaaaattaagatttcaaaatctTGTACTAATTCGGAAAGAGTTTAGACTTTAGAGCTTTAATCCTACAAAAGATTTCATGAGCTTGAGTAATAAAAGAGCCCAAAAGACATTGGGCTTTAAGAACTCTTTTATGAAGCATTAACTTTACATTGACCGGCCAATGCAAATATGAAAAAGTCAAAGGTACAACTGCTAAAGCTAAATTTATtgccaaaaaaaaagagaaaaaaagtgttaaaagctaaatttgctGTCTACAAAATTACCCATTCTTTAAGAAAAAAACCAATTAGATTTTGACACATGGCTAAATATATCCCTTTGAAACTTCTCTCCTCTTCTTCATGCTAAAAATAATggcataaaaaataatagagacCAACCCATAGTTTGACTCAAAGGACAAATTTACATTATAAACAAAAGGTGATATGTGAGAAGGAAACCATAAGAAAATAcgtttcctttcttttcttttcttttcttttcctttcctttctttttcttttccatcaaCAATCTTCTCAGAGATTGTTGTTTGGGATATTTCTATTCTTCCTTGAGTAGATTTTATAATTGGGGTACTTCAAATCTATGGCTCCAAGCAGGCTAAAAAAAGCCATTGGGCGTGTCAAAGATCAAACCAGGATAGGCCTAGCCAAAGTTGGTGGCACCACCTCATTGTCGGACCTTGATGTTGCCATCGTTAAGGCGACAAGGCATGAAGAACAGCCTGCCGACGAGCGGTACATTCGAGAAATCATATGCATAACGTCGTATTCGCGCGCCTACATCATTGCATGCATCAACACGATGTCTAGGCGGCTCAACAAGACCAAGAGTTGGACGGTTGCATTGAAGACTCTATTGTTGATCCATCGGCTACTGAATGAAGGCGATCTAGCATATCAACAAGAGATTTTCTTTTCGACAAGGCGCGGGACTCGGATCCTCAACTTGTCGGATTTTCGCGACACTTCGCGGTACCGTTCGTGGGACTTCTCTGCGTTTGTGCGTACTTATGCACTTTACCTTGACGAAAAATTGGAGTACAATATTCAAGATAGACGCGGGGAAAAGACTAAGACAGCGACCATAgcgaatgaaaataaagaggaaGAGAACAACGAGAAGGAAAGTGGAGCTAAATCATCACACTTTCGAGAGATGAAGACGGAACAAATATTTACAACGTTGCAACATTTGCAACAGCTGCTTGAACGATTCTTAGCCTGCCGACCAATAGGTTAATTTCTCTCTATACATCAACTCATTCCGCGTAGAGGCAAATCAACTTTGATTTGAACATAAAAACTAAACCATTCGAATTTTCTCAACTTGAACACATGAATAAGAAACAATCTGAATCTAAACTGGCTCAAACTCAAGTGTTAAACtcgaataaaataaatcttaaataattcaaatccaaaataattaaatcctaAAACTCAACCAACAAACCTGAATagtttaaatctaaaattacacAAACTAAAATGATTTGATCTAAGATTCTAGACCAGCCCAAGTTCTATTCAGCTCGAATAGTAGAACTCAAATTTCTCTAAATCATTCTAAATATATAGAAATGATTAGCttaaaattatgcaaaattactcttacatttttaatatatataatgttaatttttatctaatatttaatatatacatatgtttattaaaaaattaaaataaaaaaaactcatattattattttaaattaatattttttataaaaatatttatatatttttataattaaatttaactaaaaatacttaaatttcatttaatttaagctCAAGTCAGGTCAAACTAATCCATtgacctaaaaataaaaatttttgttcAAACCCGAATTAAATCAGGTGAGACTAATGGGACTAGACGAGTCATCCAtgaatagttttaaattaaaccaatccagattcaaatattaaattccaATCTCCACTCAAATATTTTGTTCTAACCTTCGAGCTTGTAAGAACAAGCGGAGCATCATTTAGCGAAGATTTCTTGTGATTAGTGGGTTTTTTTTCTCTGATGTGAAACAGGAGCAGCAAAGTGCAACAGGGTGGTGACTGTGGCGCTTTACCAAATAGTGAAGGAAAGTTTCCAGTTATATTACGACATAACTGAAATACTGTCTATTTTTATCGACCGTTTAATGGAGCTAGATCTTGCTGAATCCCTTCAagtttatgatatattttgcCGTCAAGGCAAGCAATTCGATGAGCTCGATAACTTCTATTCCTGGTGTAAAAGTGCCGGCATTGGACGCTCTTCTGAGTATCCTAATATTGAGAAAATCACGCAAAAGAAACTCGATCTCGTCGATGAACTGATGCGTGATAAGAAATTGGAAGCAAAAAAGGTCGAGGATGATTTACCTAAGGATGAAGTGGAGCTGGAAGTTAAAGAATCAGAAGTGGTTGAAGAAGAAGATATGAATGCCATTAAGGCGTTGCCGGCGCCGGAGGAGGAAGTCGAGGAAGCATCTGTTGCGAAAGGATtagagaaagaagagaaagatgaatCCCAAGCCATAGTTTTGCAACAAGTGGTTGATTTGTTGAATCTAGGAGATGATGTGGTGTCGAGCAAGGATCAAGCGGAGAAATTCGCGTTGGCTTTGTTCGACGGCGGCGTGTCAGTCGGGCCTCCAGCGGGACTTGGCTGGGATGCTTTCAAGGACGAAGCTGATTGGGAATCGGCCTTGATTCAATCAACAAGCAATCTCAATCATCCGAAAGCAAGTCTCGGAGGTGGATTCGATATGCTGATGCTCGATGGAATGTATCAACATGGCCGAATGGCTTCGCAAGGTATGGCGGCAACCGGAAGCGCGAGCAGCGTCGCATTTGGATCAGCCGGAAGACCGGCTGCATTGGCATT
The nucleotide sequence above comes from Gossypium raimondii isolate GPD5lz chromosome 13, ASM2569854v1, whole genome shotgun sequence. Encoded proteins:
- the LOC105784608 gene encoding putative clathrin assembly protein At1g03050, whose protein sequence is MAPSRLKKAIGRVKDQTRIGLAKVGGTTSLSDLDVAIVKATRHEEQPADERYIREIICITSYSRAYIIACINTMSRRLNKTKSWTVALKTLLLIHRLLNEGDLAYQQEIFFSTRRGTRILNLSDFRDTSRYRSWDFSAFVRTYALYLDEKLEYNIQDRRGEKTKTATIANENKEEENNEKESGAKSSHFREMKTEQIFTTLQHLQQLLERFLACRPIGAAKCNRVVTVALYQIVKESFQLYYDITEILSIFIDRLMELDLAESLQVYDIFCRQGKQFDELDNFYSWCKSAGIGRSSEYPNIEKITQKKLDLVDELMRDKKLEAKKVEDDLPKDEVELEVKESEVVEEEDMNAIKALPAPEEEVEEASVAKGLEKEEKDESQAIVLQQVVDLLNLGDDVVSSKDQAEKFALALFDGGVSVGPPAGLGWDAFKDEADWESALIQSTSNLNHPKASLGGGFDMLMLDGMYQHGRMASQGMAATGSASSVAFGSAGRPAALALPAPTSSNGKNTSDSDPFMASLTVAPPPYVQMSDMGKKQKLLAEEQAMWEQYKRNGVQGHVGMEKLQTSPYSQGGHGY